The stretch of DNA TCACGCGGGTACTGTGCTACTCTGCAGTGGTACGACCCGAACCAGTCTAAAATCTGagtataaacacttattataggtgtaccgtagtgattcaggataagacaaaaaaatggtttggaaaatggattcatgatgtactcgctcattatataatttttgtaaatcttgaacacaaaaaagtgaatgtatattaaataaaatgtaatgtatattaGACAAACCATTTTGGTATGAtgacaatttaaattttttgggtgaactgtctctttTAGTTCAACATATTAGTCAGTATTAACCCATTCTAAGTCTGGTGGttcatatattataataatactaattcgTTATTCTTTAATTGTAATAGTGGTCATTTAACAAATGCTGATACTAAATTCcgatttgttttctttctacAGGAGCAGAAACCAGCATAACCTTCAAGAGAGAGAGCACGGACAGTTCAGATGAATCGACCGGCCTTGTAAATGGCTCTGAGGGATTCTACCAGGAGTCCTCCAGACCGCTCACACCGGAAACCACATGTGTGGACAAATATTGCctgaagacaaagaaaaagaaagggaGAGTAAAGAGTTCCTCCAAGAGGACATTTTTAGATGAGACCAGTTCATCACAAGAGGATGAGTTTACTGAGGAACCGGCGAGGTGGAGCGTCGTCAGTTCCTTAGAGAGAGATGAATGGGAAGTGTCTCTTGTGACTTGCAATGACAGGGGACCACATGTGGAGGTAAAGATTGAAGATGGAACCCAGGAAGAGCCTGAGAACTCCTCCTGGGCACGACCTTTGACCTCTGATGAACTCTCCTCCGATAGCACTGATGAAGAGACAGAAAGCACATCATCAATGTCCTTTCAGAGTGGCAGATCCAGCTCAGCAGGATCTGCTCGAGCCTTGTCCAAAGGGCCCTCCAACATGGTCCTCAAGTTGAGGAAGGTCTTCTACAATGGGGGTCACGGGGGCAAAATCCCCCACTACCAGGTCACAGATTCTTCCGAGGCTCCAGAAGAGTtcagacacacagacagtgaccattacagaaaaaagaaaccgAAATCATCCCAGCACAAAAGACGCCATGCGGACAGGGAGTTTTCTTTCAGTTCGTACTCTCAAAACCATCCCTACCTCTCCAAAAAACACGGTTCCAAGCACCGGCGCAGATGGGTCCTCCGCTCCGCTGTGCAGTCTGCCCGCCTGGCCATGGAGAACAGATATCCTGAACTGGTGGGGAAGAGGATATGGCACTTGTATGAGGAAAATGACAAAACAGAAGTGTGGT from Ctenopharyngodon idella isolate HZGC_01 chromosome 18, HZGC01, whole genome shotgun sequence encodes:
- the c18h15orf39 gene encoding uncharacterized protein C15orf39 homolog isoform X3 produces the protein MVSKKCPGAETSITFKRESTDSSDESTGLVNGSEGFYQESSRPLTPETTCVDKYCLKTKKKKGRVKSSSKRTFLDETSSSQEDEFTEEPARWSVVSSLERDEWEVSLVTCNDRGPHVEVKIEDGTQEEPENSSWARPLTSDELSSDSTDEETESTSSMSFQSGRSSSAGSARALSKGPSNMVLKLRKVFYNGGHGGKIPHYQVTDSSEAPEEFRHTDSDHYRKKKPKSSQHKRRHADREFSFSSYSQNHPYLSKKHGSKHRRRWVLRSAVQSARLAMENRYPELVGKRIWHLYEENDKTEVWYRGVVLRIHEPHTNPLKTVFEVKYDSEPEWQYYLELLVDYKKGWLKVED
- the c18h15orf39 gene encoding uncharacterized protein C15orf39 homolog isoform X2 — protein: MSSTFSTMPTSASSLIPLLQMVSKKCPGAETSITFKRESTDSSDESTGLVNGSEGFYQESSRPLTPETTCVDKYCLKTKKKKGRVKSSSKRTFLDETSSSQEDEFTEEPARWSVVSSLERDEWEVSLVTCNDRGPHVEVKIEDGTQEEPENSSWARPLTSDELSSDSTDEETESTSSMSFQSGRSSSAGSARALSKGPSNMVLKLRKVFYNGGHGGKIPHYQVTDSSEAPEEFRHTDSDHYRKKKPKSSQHKRRHADREFSFSSYSQNHPYLSKKHGSKHRRRWVLRSAVQSARLAMENRYPELVGKRIWHLYEENDKTEVWYRGVVLRIHEPHTNPLKTVFEVKYDSEPEWQYYLELLVDYKKGWLKVED